TACCAGAACGGCTTTTCCATGGCTGGTGGCATAGTCCAGAACCGGCCTTTCAGTTTGCTCGTTGAGATTGTAGGTGACCATTGCGCAATCGCCTTCGCGCAACGCCAGCAAGGCGCCCTCGACGGTTTTTCCGGAGAAACCAAAACCGCGAATTTTGCCCTGTTGTTTCATTTCGGCCAGCGCTTCATAGACACCAGAGTCATTAAGTACGGCTAAATCATTGCCGTCGGAGTGAACCAGCACTAAATCGATGAAGTCGGTTTCGAGGCGTTGGAGGCTGCGTTCAACTGACAGACGGGTATGTGCCGCGCTGAAATCATGACGTGACCGGCCGCTTTCGAACTCTTCACCGACCTTGCTGACGATGACCCACTCATGACGTTGTCCGCGCAACAGCGGCCCGAGACGTGCTTCGCTGGAGCCATAAGCCGGTGCGGTGTCGATCAGGTTGATGCCTAAATCCCGCGCCAATTTAAGCAGCATCCGTGCTTCATGGTCATCCGGGATTTTGAAACCGTTGGGGTATTTGACCCCTTGATCACGGCCCAACTTCACGGTACCCAGACCCAGCGGAGAAACGCTCAAGCCCGTGCTGCCCAATGGGCGATGCAGTTCGTGCAGGGTTTTCATGGCAGTAATTGATCCCACACAGGTATCGCCATCGGCGGTTTTGGCAAGCCAACCAAAGGCAGCTGCGGCGTTGGGTGAACACCATCGCGTGCCAGCGCTGCCAGTACTCGATCTGCAAAGTCAGGGGCCAGGGCGAGTTTGGTGGGCCAACCCACCAGTAGGCTTTTTTGTGTCGATAAGTAGGCGTTGTCTGGCCTGACAAGGCCTGACTGCGAGGGCTCTGCGCGATCAACACGCAGAGTCGCCCACTGTGCCTGGCTCAAATCGACCCACGGGAGCAAATTGCCTAGTTCTTTTTTTGCCGCCGCAATCTGTGCTTCCGGTTTGCGAGCAACGCCATCAGCTTCAGATAGATCGCCGCCCAGGTACCAAACCCACTGACCGTCAGCTGCCAAATGAGTCGTGACTGTGATCCGAGGTTTTGGCCCTGCGCCGAGGCAGTGGGCGTACAGCGGTTTCAACGTTGGACCTTTGACCATCACCATATGCAGTGGGCGGCGTTGCATGATCGGGAAGGTGACACCCAGAGATTTGAGCAGCTCTGCGTTGCCTGCTCCTGCGCTCAAGACCACCCGCTGAGCATGAATCTCCCGGCCATCGACCCGCAGTCCGACTAACTCCTCCCCTGCATACAGCGGCTCGATTTTTTCGCCGGCCAGCAAGCTGTCGCCCGACAGCTCGGCAAGGCGTTCAATCAGGCTGGGCACGTCGATCACTAGCTCAGCCAGCCGATAGACCTTGCCTTTAAATGCGGGGTTTTGCAGCGCAGGTGGCAAGTCAGCGCCGGTGACTTGGTCGACGCGGCCACGCACGGCTTTACTGGCAAAAAAACTGGTGAGGTTGCCCGCGAGGGTGCCTGGAGACCACAGATAATGGGCTTCGGACAGCAGGCGCACGCTGGACAGGTCAAGCTCGCCTTTGCCTGACAATGCTTCACGCCAGCGGCGAGGCATGTCGGCGATTGCTTCCGATGCCCCGCTCAAGGCGCCATGCAGCGCGTATTTGGCGCCGCCGTGGATGATCCCTTGGGATTTTGTGCTTTGTCCGCCGCCCAGGCTGGCGTTTTCCACTACAACGGTCGAGAACCCTTGGCGCCGCAAACGCGCATTCAGCCAGAGACCGGCAGCGCCAGCTCCGACAATCAGTACGTCAGTGGTCAGGATGGAGGGAGTGGACACAGATGGCATGAGCGACCTCAGTGGCTATACGAATGCCGCCATTATAGAGGATCGCGTTTTCAATGCCCGGCGGTTTTTGAGAACAGCTGAATCACAACCACACCAGCCACAATCAGGCCCATGCCAAGCATGGCGGGCACATCGAGTTTTTGTCCGTAAACGAACAGTGCAGCGATGCTCACCATGACAATCCCCATGCCGGCCCAGACCGCGTAGGCAACGCCCACTGGAATGCTGCGAACTACCAAGGTCAACATCCAGAACGCAATGCCATAACCCACGATGACTAATAGCAGCGGTACTGGTGTGCTGAGACCTTTAACCGCTTTCATGGAGACGGTTGCAATAACTTCGGCGCAGATGGCAATGGCCAGATAATAATAAGCGGTCATGGTGTACTCCTTTTCATAAGCTGCTCATTCTAGAGCTTCAACAGATGGGGTAAAGTCATTACCCATCTTCAAAATCGATAGGCTGAACAGTCTTGCAGTGGAATCTTGAGCAAATTCGATTGTTCGTCAGCGTCGCCGAACAGCGTTCGTTCTCCGCGGTGGCGCGTGACATGAAGCGCGCGCAATCAGCCGTCAGCAGCGCCATTGCATTATTGGAAGCGGACTTAGGTGTCAGCCTGTTCGACCGCAGCAGCGGCCGACAACCCCGGTTGACCGAAGCTGGCGGGGCATTGCTGGAAGAAGCGCGGGAGTTGTTGCGCCAGTGTGATCGCCTCGATGGCCGGGCGTTGGCGTTGATGCGCGGTCAAGAGGCGCGCTTGCGGTTGGCCCACGATGAAGCCATGCCATATCAACCAGTGCTGGACAGCCTAGAAGCCTTGGCCGAACGTTTTCCGACGTTGGAAATGCAGCTGGCCAGCGGCGCCCAAGGTGATGTGGCGCGCAAGCTGGTTGAGCGTCGGGCGGATTTGGGCCTGCTGTTCCATCATGAGCAAATGCCCGAAGCCTTGGAACGACGGGCATTGGGTAGCGTTGAGATGGTCACGGTATGCGCGGTAGGGCACCCATTGGCCAGCGAGCTTCGCGTGAGTCGCCAGTTGCTAGGTCGTCACCGTCAGCTATTGATCGCGCCGCAGCAAAGCGGTTACCCCGGAGGCGAACAGATCAGCGCGCAGGTCTGGCGTGCCGACAGTTTCTACGTGATGGCCGAACTGTTGATGCGCGGCCTCGGTTGGGCTTGGCTACCAAGACATGTGGTGCAGTACCCGGCGTATCAAAATCTAATGGTCGAGCTGATCAGCGACTGGACGCCGCCTGCGCTGGTCGTGGAAATGGTCTGGCGCCGGGATGAGCCTCTGGGCCCTGCGGCGAGGTGGCTGGCCGATAGCTTTGCCCAGCATCTTCAAGCGATTGGCTGATAAACTCCGCCGCCATGAATAGATTCCTTTATAGCGTGTTGTTTCACGTGGGTTTGCCGCTGATAGCCCTGCGTCTTTGGTTGCGGGCGCGCAAGGCGCCTGCCTACGCGCAGAGGATCGGCGAGCGTTTCTCGTTCGGGCTGGCGCCTATGCAAACCGGCGGGATCTGGGTGCATGCCGTCTCCGTTGGAGAAAGCATCGCTGCAGCCCCAATGATCCGAATTCTGTTGGCGCGCTACCCGCACCTGCCGATTACCCTAACCTGCATGACGCCCACTGGCTCAGAACGCATCAAGGCGTTGTTCGCAGGCGAATCCCGGATTCAACATTGTTATTTACCCTACGATTTGCCTTGGGCGGCTGGGCGCTTCCTGGATCACGTGCAGCCTCGGTTGGCTGTGATCATGGAAACCGAGCTGTGGCCCAATCATATTCACCAGTGTGCCAAGCGTAGAATTCCGGTAGTGCTGGCCAACGCCCGATTATCTGAGCGTTCGGCACGTGGCTACGGACGTTTCGCCAAGCTGACGCGGCCGATGCTGGCTGAAATGAGTGGTTTCGCAGTGCAGACTGAAACGGAAGCGCAGCGCTTTCTTGATCTGGGCGCCCGACCGGAATGTGTCGAAGTCACCGGATCGATCAAGTTCGATTTGAGTATCGACCCGCAGTTATTGCTTCGAGCGGCAGATTTGCGTGAGCAATGGCAATCCAGGGAACGCCCTACATGGATCGCGGCCAGCACCCATGCTGGCGAAGACGAAACCGTGTTGTCCGCTCATCGGCAACTGCTGATCAGCCATCCAGACGCATTATTGATTTTGGTACCGCGCCATCCTGAGCGTTTCAACAGCGTTTACGATTTGTGTCTGCAGCAAGGGTTCGAAACGGTTCGCCGCTCAACCGCGCAGCCCGTCACCTCCACCACCTCGGTGTTGCTGGGCGACACCATGGGCGAGTTGCTGTTTCTTTACGCAGTGGTCGATTGTGCGTTTGTCGGCGGCAGCCTGGTGCCCAACGGCGGGCATAACCTGCTGGAACCGGCTGCTCTGGCGAAGCCGGTGTTAAGCGGTCCTCATCTGTTCAATTTTCTGGAAATAGCAGCACTGCTGCGCTCTGCCGGAGCGTTAGAAGAGGTCAGCGATGCGACGGGACTGGCAGCTGCGATCCAACAGTTAGTCGATCAACCCGCTAAGGCCCAGCAAATGGCCGTCGCCGGGCTGAAAGTGATGGGCGCCAACCAGGGCGCGTTGCAGCGGTTGTTGGACATGTTGACGCGTGTGGGAGGCCTTTGACAGGCCTGCCTGCCCAAATCCCTTCAACGTTGTGAAGAGCTTTGGGATGGCGGTATTGGGCACACCAGCACGTCATTCAGCCAATCACTTCTGCGTAGGCTTTTGAAAGTTTTTCGCCGCTTCTGTAGCCAAGTCGGGCGGCAGGAAGTCTTTGTCCGGGTTGTAGTCAGCTTTCAAGTAGCGCGACAAATCCTGCAAATCTCCAGGGTTCAAAGTGCCTGCTGCCTGTTTCAAACGCAGGTTGTCGAGAATGTAGTCGTAGCGCGTGTTGTTGTAATCGCGCACTGAACTGTAGAGCTGACGTTGGGCGTCAAGCACGTCGACGATGTTGCGGGTGCCCACCTGATAACCGATTTCAGTGGCTTGCAGCGCACTCTGGTTGGAGATGATCGACTGCTTGCGCGCCTGAACTTGCTCAACATCGGTGTTCACCGCGCGGTGCAGGTTTCGGGTGTTCTCCACAACCTGACGGCGCAGGCTTTCACGACGTTGTTCGCTCTGGTTTAGCCGTGCGTAAGCTTCTCGCACTTGGGAACTGATCAATCCGCCGCTGTAGATCGGAATGTTCAGTTCTACACCGACGCTGCGCTGCTCAACGTTGCCGCCATAGTTCTGGCCGGTAAAGTTCGGATTGCTGAAACCGAACGCATCATTATCACCGCGCTTATAACTTGCTACCGCATCGAGGGTGGGAGCGTGACCGGCCTTGCGCTGGCGCAGGGTTTCTTCTGCAGCCGTCACTGCGTAGTTGCTGGCGAGCAGATTCAGATTCTGTTGCGAGGCCGTGTCGACCCACGCTTTTGCGTCATTTGGAGTCGGCGCAAGCACCGGCAGCGTATGCACGATGCCTTCGATGGAGTTGTACTCGCGGTTGGTTAATGTCACCAGTGCTTCGAAGGCATTGTCTACCTGTCGTTTAGCAACGATGCGGTTGGCTCGTGCTGTGTCATAGCTGGCTTGCGCCTGCAGCACGTCGGTCTTGTCTGAAAGGCCGACATCGAAACGCTCATTGGACTGATCTAGCTGACGTTTGAACGCCGCTTCTTCGGCCTTGGTAGACGCCAGATTGTCTTCGGTACGCAAGACCGTAAAGTAGTCTTGAGCGCTTTGCAAAATCAGGTTTTGCTCAGTGGCAGAAAGCTCCAACACCGCTTGCTCATTGACGTCCTTGGCTGCTTGAAACTGGTACCAGCGGTCCGCCCGAAAGATCGGTTGGCTCAAGGTGGCCTGATACACCGTGCCGCTACGGGTGAAGTTTGTCGAAGGCTGGTCGATTTGGGTGCGGGTGGTTTGAACGTTAGCACCTGCCGACAAGTTCGGTAGCAGGCCAGCCCGCGCCTGAGGCACGATTTCTTTGCGAGCCTGGTAGTCAGCGCGGGCAGCGGCCAGGTCTGAATTGTTATCCACAGCCTCCTGGTAGACGTTGACCAAGCCCGTCTTGGTCGGCAAAGGCACGTCAACGGCCCAGACCATTCCATTGGAAGCACAAGACACGGCGAGAGCCAGTGAAAGTTTGCGCAGCATGAGGCGTTTCCTAGAGAGAGTAATAATTCGCGTAGCGAGTGTAGTGCCCGGTGTAGTTCGCAACAATCCTGCATATCAGCCATTTATCGAGTGATATTCAACGTTATTGGCGTTCTGCCCATCTCTTGCACTAGACTGGCGACGTTCTTGTCGGGGTGCCTTGCTATGAGGCTGAGATCGGTTAATCCGGATCCCGTTGAACCTGATCAGGTTAGCGCCTGCGTAGGGAACAAGATTTCTCGTCTCCCGGCGAGTCCTCTTGAGTATCGTCCGGGGTCTATTGTTCATGAAATGAGCAGCAGCGCTTCCTTTCTATGCTCAGCACCGTTCTTGGTGCACCCGTGCCTTTCAGGTTTCACTCCGACAATAAATCCGCCGCTGGATGATGTCTGGAGTGCCTGTGATGAGTACAAAATCAAAAAACACCGCTAACTTGAGTGAGTCGGCCCAAGTCGATTCAGGATCAGTTCAGCCGTTCACCCGTTCGCAAAAAATCTACGTTCAAGGGTCGCGCCCAGACATTCTGGTGCCGATGCGTGAAGTCAGCCTTGACATAACACCGACCGATTTCGGCGGCGAGATTAATGCGCCCGTGGTCATCTATGACACCTCAGGCCCCTACACCGACCCCAACGTGATTATTGACGTGCGCAAAGGCTTGGCTGACATTCGTTCGCCGTGGATAGACTCGCGCGACGACACCGAGCGCCTGTCGGGTTTGAGTTCTAACTTTGGCCAACAGCGCCTCAGCGATGCCGAACTGACCAAACTGCGCTTCGCCCATGTACGCAACCCGCGTCGGGCTAAAGCCGGTGCCAACGTCAGCCAGATGCACTATGCGCGTCAGGGCATCATTACTGCCGAGATGGAATACGTCGCCATTCGTGAAAACATGAAGCTGCAGGAAGCCCACGCGGCGGGTCTGCTGACTCAGCAACACGCCGGTCACAGCTTCGGGGCCAGCGTTCCGAAACACATCACCGCTGAATTCGTCCGTGACGAAATCGCCCGCGGTCGCGCCATCATTCCGGCCAACATCAACCACGTTGAGTTGGAGCCGATGATCATCGGCCGCAACTTCCTGGTGAAAATCAACGGCAACATCGGCAACAGCGCACTGGGCTCTTCGATCGAAGAGGAAGTGGCCAAGCTGACCTGGGGCATCCGCTGGGGTTCGGACACGGTCATGGACTTGTCCA
The nucleotide sequence above comes from Pseudomonas sp. AB6. Encoded proteins:
- a CDS encoding aldo/keto reductase; amino-acid sequence: MKTLHELHRPLGSTGLSVSPLGLGTVKLGRDQGVKYPNGFKIPDDHEARMLLKLARDLGINLIDTAPAYGSSEARLGPLLRGQRHEWVIVSKVGEEFESGRSRHDFSAAHTRLSVERSLQRLETDFIDLVLVHSDGNDLAVLNDSGVYEALAEMKQQGKIRGFGFSGKTVEGALLALREGDCAMVTYNLNEQTERPVLDYATSHGKAVLVKKALASGHACLSPGIDPVRASFELLFAHPGVASAIVGTINPLHLAHNVAIAAAVILGKT
- a CDS encoding LysR family transcriptional regulator; this translates as MQWNLEQIRLFVSVAEQRSFSAVARDMKRAQSAVSSAIALLEADLGVSLFDRSSGRQPRLTEAGGALLEEARELLRQCDRLDGRALALMRGQEARLRLAHDEAMPYQPVLDSLEALAERFPTLEMQLASGAQGDVARKLVERRADLGLLFHHEQMPEALERRALGSVEMVTVCAVGHPLASELRVSRQLLGRHRQLLIAPQQSGYPGGEQISAQVWRADSFYVMAELLMRGLGWAWLPRHVVQYPAYQNLMVELISDWTPPALVVEMVWRRDEPLGPAARWLADSFAQHLQAIG
- a CDS encoding TolC family outer membrane protein, which translates into the protein MLRKLSLALAVSCASNGMVWAVDVPLPTKTGLVNVYQEAVDNNSDLAAARADYQARKEIVPQARAGLLPNLSAGANVQTTRTQIDQPSTNFTRSGTVYQATLSQPIFRADRWYQFQAAKDVNEQAVLELSATEQNLILQSAQDYFTVLRTEDNLASTKAEEAAFKRQLDQSNERFDVGLSDKTDVLQAQASYDTARANRIVAKRQVDNAFEALVTLTNREYNSIEGIVHTLPVLAPTPNDAKAWVDTASQQNLNLLASNYAVTAAEETLRQRKAGHAPTLDAVASYKRGDNDAFGFSNPNFTGQNYGGNVEQRSVGVELNIPIYSGGLISSQVREAYARLNQSEQRRESLRRQVVENTRNLHRAVNTDVEQVQARKQSIISNQSALQATEIGYQVGTRNIVDVLDAQRQLYSSVRDYNNTRYDYILDNLRLKQAAGTLNPGDLQDLSRYLKADYNPDKDFLPPDLATEAAKNFQKPTQK
- the waaA gene encoding lipid IV(A) 3-deoxy-D-manno-octulosonic acid transferase; amino-acid sequence: MNRFLYSVLFHVGLPLIALRLWLRARKAPAYAQRIGERFSFGLAPMQTGGIWVHAVSVGESIAAAPMIRILLARYPHLPITLTCMTPTGSERIKALFAGESRIQHCYLPYDLPWAAGRFLDHVQPRLAVIMETELWPNHIHQCAKRRIPVVLANARLSERSARGYGRFAKLTRPMLAEMSGFAVQTETEAQRFLDLGARPECVEVTGSIKFDLSIDPQLLLRAADLREQWQSRERPTWIAASTHAGEDETVLSAHRQLLISHPDALLILVPRHPERFNSVYDLCLQQGFETVRRSTAQPVTSTTSVLLGDTMGELLFLYAVVDCAFVGGSLVPNGGHNLLEPAALAKPVLSGPHLFNFLEIAALLRSAGALEEVSDATGLAAAIQQLVDQPAKAQQMAVAGLKVMGANQGALQRLLDMLTRVGGL
- a CDS encoding NAD(P)/FAD-dependent oxidoreductase, which encodes MPSVSTPSILTTDVLIVGAGAAGLWLNARLRRQGFSTVVVENASLGGGQSTKSQGIIHGGAKYALHGALSGASEAIADMPRRWREALSGKGELDLSSVRLLSEAHYLWSPGTLAGNLTSFFASKAVRGRVDQVTGADLPPALQNPAFKGKVYRLAELVIDVPSLIERLAELSGDSLLAGEKIEPLYAGEELVGLRVDGREIHAQRVVLSAGAGNAELLKSLGVTFPIMQRRPLHMVMVKGPTLKPLYAHCLGAGPKPRITVTTHLAADGQWVWYLGGDLSEADGVARKPEAQIAAAKKELGNLLPWVDLSQAQWATLRVDRAEPSQSGLVRPDNAYLSTQKSLLVGWPTKLALAPDFADRVLAALARDGVHPTPQLPLVGLPKPPMAIPVWDQLLP
- a CDS encoding multidrug efflux SMR transporter, translating into MTAYYYLAIAICAEVIATVSMKAVKGLSTPVPLLLVIVGYGIAFWMLTLVVRSIPVGVAYAVWAGMGIVMVSIAALFVYGQKLDVPAMLGMGLIVAGVVVIQLFSKTAGH